One genomic segment of Amycolatopsis sp. WQ 127309 includes these proteins:
- a CDS encoding GNAT family N-acetyltransferase has translation MNLREATRDDGNFLTDMLVAAVNWSPEWKKKSRRRVLLAPDTAHYVAGWPRPDDLGVVAEADGERVGAAWLRFFTADDPGYGFVAADVPELSIGVVAAWRGRGVGRALLRAVEGGAVEAGIERISLSVERKNFAQRLYLAEGYEVVGAGSADADTMVKVL, from the coding sequence GTGAACCTGCGCGAAGCGACTCGCGACGACGGCAACTTCCTGACCGACATGCTCGTGGCGGCCGTCAACTGGTCGCCGGAGTGGAAGAAGAAGAGCCGCCGCCGGGTGCTGCTGGCGCCGGACACCGCGCACTACGTCGCCGGGTGGCCGCGGCCGGACGACCTGGGCGTGGTCGCCGAAGCGGACGGCGAACGCGTCGGCGCGGCGTGGCTGCGTTTCTTCACGGCTGACGACCCGGGGTACGGGTTCGTCGCCGCCGACGTCCCGGAGTTGTCGATCGGCGTGGTGGCCGCCTGGCGCGGCCGGGGTGTCGGCCGCGCGCTCCTGCGGGCCGTCGAGGGCGGGGCGGTCGAGGCGGGGATCGAGCGGATCAGCCTGAGCGTCGAACGGAAGAACTTCGCGCAGCGGCTGTACCTCGCGGAGGGCTACGAGGTCGTGGGAGCGGGTTCCGCGGACGCCGACACCATGGTGAAGGTGCTCTGA
- a CDS encoding ABC-F family ATP-binding cassette domain-containing protein: protein MSATLVAKDLAAGHGDRLLFSGLDLVVAPGDVVGLVGVNGAGKSTLLRTLAGLARPDDGEVRLNPPTATVGHLPQEPERREGESVRAFLARRTGVSAAQTDLDVATEALTAGEDGSDDQYATALDRWLALGGADLDDRAAEVAADLGLAIDLDQLMTSLSGGQAARAGLASLLLSRYDVFLLDEPTNDLDLDGLARLERFVTGLRSATVLVSHDREFLARTVDRVVELDLAQQQVNTYGGGYDAYLEEREVARRHAREDYDEFAGTKAALEARGRMQRGWMEKGVKNARRKAPDNDKIGRKFRSEATEKQASKARQTERMIERLDVVEEPRKEWELRMEIAAAPRAGAVVATLRGAVVRRGGFTLGPVDLQVDWADKVAITGANGAGKSTLLALMLGRLSPDEGGAALGSGVVVGEVDQARKLFLGDGPLADAFAREVPELPDADVRTLLAKFGLKAAHVLRSAVTLSPGERTRAALALLQARGVNLLVLDEPTNHLDLPAIEQLEAALDRYPGTLLLVTHDRRMLDAVHVTRRFEVTGGKVREL from the coding sequence ATGAGCGCAACTCTCGTCGCGAAGGACCTGGCCGCGGGCCACGGCGATCGCCTCCTCTTCTCCGGTCTGGACCTGGTCGTCGCGCCCGGCGACGTCGTCGGCCTGGTCGGCGTCAACGGCGCCGGCAAGTCGACGCTGCTGCGGACCCTGGCCGGCCTGGCCCGCCCGGACGACGGCGAGGTGCGGCTGAACCCGCCGACCGCCACCGTCGGGCACCTGCCGCAGGAGCCCGAACGCCGCGAAGGCGAGTCCGTGCGGGCGTTCCTGGCGCGCCGCACCGGCGTCTCGGCGGCGCAGACGGACCTCGACGTGGCCACCGAGGCGCTCACCGCGGGCGAGGACGGCTCGGACGACCAGTACGCGACCGCGCTCGACCGGTGGCTCGCCCTCGGCGGCGCCGACCTCGACGACCGCGCCGCGGAGGTGGCCGCCGACCTCGGGCTGGCCATCGACCTGGACCAGCTGATGACGTCGCTCTCCGGTGGCCAGGCCGCGCGCGCCGGGCTGGCGTCGCTGCTGCTGAGCCGCTACGACGTCTTCCTGCTCGACGAGCCGACCAACGACCTCGACCTGGACGGCCTCGCCCGGCTGGAGCGGTTCGTCACCGGCCTGCGCTCGGCCACGGTGCTGGTCAGCCACGACCGCGAGTTCCTGGCCCGCACGGTCGACCGCGTCGTCGAGCTGGACCTGGCGCAGCAGCAGGTCAACACCTACGGCGGCGGGTACGACGCCTACCTGGAGGAGCGCGAGGTCGCGCGGCGGCACGCCCGCGAGGACTACGACGAGTTCGCCGGCACGAAGGCCGCGCTCGAGGCCCGCGGGCGGATGCAGCGGGGCTGGATGGAGAAGGGCGTCAAGAACGCCCGCCGGAAGGCGCCCGACAACGACAAGATCGGCCGCAAGTTCCGCAGTGAGGCCACCGAGAAGCAGGCGTCGAAGGCGCGGCAGACCGAGCGGATGATCGAGCGCCTGGACGTCGTCGAGGAGCCCCGCAAGGAGTGGGAGCTGCGGATGGAGATCGCCGCGGCCCCGCGGGCGGGCGCGGTGGTCGCGACCCTGCGCGGCGCGGTCGTCCGCCGGGGCGGGTTCACGCTCGGGCCGGTCGACCTGCAGGTGGACTGGGCGGACAAGGTCGCCATCACCGGCGCGAACGGCGCCGGGAAGTCGACGCTGCTGGCGCTGATGCTCGGCCGGCTGTCCCCGGACGAAGGCGGTGCGGCGCTCGGCTCGGGCGTCGTGGTCGGCGAGGTAGACCAGGCGCGCAAGCTGTTCCTCGGCGACGGCCCGCTCGCGGACGCCTTCGCGCGTGAAGTGCCGGAGCTGCCCGACGCCGACGTCCGGACGTTGCTGGCGAAGTTCGGGCTCAAGGCCGCGCACGTGCTGCGGTCCGCCGTGACGCTGTCGCCGGGGGAGCGCACCCGCGCGGCGCTGGCGCTGCTGCAGGCCCGCGGCGTCAACCTGCTGGTGCTCGACGAGCCGACCAACCACCTCGACCTGCCCGCGATCGAGCAGCTCGAGGCGGCGCTGGACCGCTACCCGGGCACGCTGCTGCTGGTGACGCACGACCGCCGGATGCTCGACGCCGTGCACGTCACCCGCCGCTTCGAGGTGACCGGCGGCAAGGTCCGCGAGCTGTGA
- a CDS encoding PaaX family transcriptional regulator C-terminal domain-containing protein, protein MGEPASPVTLGRRPKAREGRASAPRPTVSRRREVSHASARSLLMTVLGEYALPRDKPVWTSMLVEVLGILDIEEKSARQALARSAAEGWVVSERVGRRVRWSLTPPGRRLLTEGADRIYAFGREARPWNGQWLMLIVSVPEAKRDLRHRLRTRLTWAGFGSPVAGVWVSPDLSRQREAQQIVTDLGLEAQAMSFTSTYGEVGEQETMVARSWDLTELKDRYEDFIDRFTGLNPTGGRAVLRAQTELVHEWRRFPFLDPQLPAELLPAKWSGTKAGELFHHIHVDWRPDAQQYWDDIVEAEEAG, encoded by the coding sequence ATGGGCGAGCCCGCTTCCCCGGTCACCCTCGGCCGAAGGCCGAAGGCGAGGGAAGGCCGCGCGTCGGCGCCACGGCCGACGGTCAGCCGCCGTCGCGAGGTGAGCCACGCGAGCGCGCGTTCGCTCCTGATGACCGTGCTCGGCGAGTACGCGCTCCCCCGCGACAAGCCGGTCTGGACGTCGATGCTGGTCGAGGTCCTCGGGATCCTCGACATCGAGGAGAAGTCGGCGCGGCAGGCGCTGGCCCGCTCCGCCGCCGAAGGCTGGGTCGTCTCCGAGCGCGTCGGGCGCCGGGTGCGCTGGTCGCTGACGCCGCCGGGGCGCCGTCTCCTGACCGAGGGCGCCGACCGGATCTACGCGTTCGGCCGCGAGGCCCGCCCGTGGAACGGGCAGTGGCTGATGCTGATCGTGTCCGTGCCGGAGGCCAAGCGCGACCTGCGCCACCGGCTGCGCACCCGCCTGACCTGGGCGGGCTTCGGCTCGCCGGTGGCCGGCGTCTGGGTCAGCCCGGACCTGAGCCGCCAGCGCGAGGCCCAGCAGATCGTCACCGACCTGGGTCTCGAAGCGCAGGCCATGTCGTTCACGTCGACCTACGGCGAGGTCGGCGAGCAGGAGACGATGGTCGCCCGATCGTGGGACCTCACCGAGCTGAAGGACCGCTACGAGGACTTCATCGACCGCTTCACCGGCCTGAACCCGACCGGCGGCCGCGCGGTGCTGCGGGCGCAGACCGAGCTCGTCCACGAGTGGCGGCGGTTCCCGTTCCTCGATCCGCAGCTGCCCGCCGAGCTCCTGCCGGCGAAGTGGAGCGGGACGAAAGCCGGGGAGCTGTTCCATCACATACACGTCGACTGGCGCCCCGACGCCCAGCAGTATTGGGACGACATCGTCGAAGCCGAAGAAGCAGGGTGA